In a genomic window of Lacrimispora sp. BS-2:
- the nagE gene encoding N-acetylglucosamine-specific PTS transporter subunit IIBC: protein MMKYLQKLGKSLMLPVACLPAAGILMGIGYWFDPTGWGANSAFAAFLIKAGGAIIDNMAILFAIGIGVGMADDHEGTAALAAIVSWLMIQTILSPGVVAMLKGIDVSEVNPAFGKIGNQFIGILSGIIGSSCYNRFKNTKLPDALAFFSGKRSVAIVTALASLVACLVLFFIWPVVYSGLVIFGKGILGLGAIGAGIYGFFNRLLIPVGLHHALNSVFWFDVAGVNDLGNFWSGNGVLGQTGQYMTGFFPVMMFGLPAAALAMYHTAKPGKKKNAYGLLLAAAVCSFFTGVTEPLEFAFMFLAPGLYLIHALLTGISLAICSLLPVRAGFNFSAGFVDWVLSFKAPMAVNPLFIIPLGLVYAAVYYVVFRLAIKMFNFKTPGREDDDLDENTVTLSNNNYTAVAAIILEGLGGKDNITSIDNCITRLRLEIKDYTLVDEKKIKSSGVAGIIRPGKTSVQVIVGPQVQFVADEFKKLCQ from the coding sequence ATGATGAAGTATTTGCAAAAACTAGGTAAGTCCTTGATGCTTCCGGTGGCATGTTTGCCTGCGGCGGGCATCCTGATGGGGATCGGTTACTGGTTCGACCCCACCGGCTGGGGCGCAAACAGTGCTTTCGCTGCCTTTTTAATCAAGGCAGGGGGCGCCATCATTGATAACATGGCAATTCTGTTTGCTATCGGTATTGGCGTTGGTATGGCAGATGACCATGAGGGTACTGCAGCTCTGGCGGCCATTGTTTCCTGGCTGATGATTCAGACGATTCTTTCGCCTGGAGTGGTTGCCATGCTGAAAGGAATTGATGTAAGCGAAGTAAATCCTGCTTTTGGCAAGATTGGAAACCAGTTTATCGGTATCTTATCCGGTATCATCGGTTCCAGCTGCTATAACAGGTTTAAAAATACCAAGCTTCCGGATGCGCTGGCATTTTTCAGCGGCAAACGGTCTGTAGCAATTGTCACCGCTCTTGCCTCTTTGGTGGCCTGCCTTGTTTTATTCTTCATATGGCCGGTTGTATATTCCGGATTGGTTATATTTGGTAAAGGCATCCTGGGACTGGGCGCTATTGGAGCCGGTATCTATGGTTTCTTCAACCGTCTTCTGATTCCGGTAGGTCTCCATCACGCACTGAACTCCGTATTCTGGTTTGACGTTGCAGGGGTGAACGACCTTGGTAATTTCTGGTCAGGAAATGGTGTTCTGGGCCAGACAGGTCAGTACATGACAGGCTTTTTCCCGGTTATGATGTTCGGTCTTCCAGCCGCAGCTTTGGCTATGTATCATACCGCAAAGCCTGGTAAAAAGAAAAATGCATATGGTTTATTGCTTGCAGCAGCAGTATGTTCCTTCTTTACAGGCGTAACAGAGCCTCTGGAATTTGCTTTCATGTTCCTTGCTCCAGGCCTTTATTTGATCCATGCGCTTTTAACCGGTATTTCCTTAGCGATCTGCTCCCTGCTTCCCGTACGTGCAGGCTTTAACTTCAGTGCAGGTTTCGTTGACTGGGTCTTGAGCTTTAAGGCACCGATGGCTGTAAATCCACTGTTTATTATCCCGCTGGGTCTTGTTTATGCGGCTGTTTACTACGTGGTATTCCGCCTTGCAATCAAAATGTTTAACTTTAAGACTCCGGGACGGGAAGATGATGATCTGGATGAAAACACAGTTACTCTTTCCAATAACAACTATACCGCTGTAGCTGCCATCATTCTGGAAGGACTTGGCGGTAAGGATAATATCACCAGCATTGATAACTGCATTACAAGATTAAGACTGGAGATCAAGGATTATACTCTTGTAGATGAAAAGAAGATCAAATCCTCAGGTGTTGCCGGTATTATCAGGCCAGGCAAGACCAGCGTACAGGTTATTGTAGGACCTCAGGTACAGTTTGTTGCAGATGAATTTAAGAAGCTTTGCCAGTAA
- a CDS encoding PTS glucose transporter subunit IIA, translating to MFDSLKKIFGGGGEKEREKILAPVEGTVVPLSEVNDPTFSQEILGKGVAIVPAKGRVVAPADGILTVVFETKHAVSITTPEGAEIIVHVGLDTVNLKGEHYTAYKKQGDKVKAGELLLEFDMEAIKEAGYEVITPVIVCNTPNYPDMVCHTGMQVKELEPIIEL from the coding sequence ATGTTTGATTCATTAAAGAAAATTTTCGGAGGAGGCGGTGAAAAAGAGAGAGAGAAGATTCTGGCCCCGGTTGAAGGAACGGTAGTACCCTTAAGCGAAGTGAATGATCCCACATTCAGCCAGGAGATACTTGGAAAGGGAGTTGCCATTGTTCCGGCAAAAGGAAGAGTTGTGGCTCCGGCCGACGGAATCCTGACAGTGGTATTTGAGACAAAGCATGCTGTCAGCATTACGACCCCGGAAGGTGCTGAGATTATTGTCCATGTAGGGCTTGATACGGTCAATTTAAAAGGGGAGCATTATACTGCATACAAAAAACAGGGAGACAAAGTGAAAGCAGGGGAGCTTCTTTTGGAATTTGATATGGAAGCCATAAAGGAAGCCGGATATGAAGTGATTACGCCGGTAATCGTTTGCAATACGCCGAATTATCCGGATATGGTATGCCATACAGGAATGCAGGTAAAGGAACTGGAACCAATCATTGAACTGTAG
- the licT gene encoding BglG family transcription antiterminator LicT: MKIDKIINNNIVSALEPDGKEIIVMGRGIGFGMKPGKEIPEGAVEKVFRLDSQNNVDKFKELLVNLPLEHIQVSAEIINYAKSVLNRTLNQNIYITLTDHINFAIHRFKQKMKFSNPLLNEIKTFYKEEYLIGEYAIALIDRRIGISLPVDEAGFIAFHIVNAEFNTAMRDTIDITNLIQNTVGIVKDYFSMEPDEMSLNYQRFVTHLRFLAQRIVTKELLNSGNGEFNHLISQMYPEEYRCSLKIKDYIMETYHHDVTEEETAYLAVHIKRMRL, encoded by the coding sequence ATGAAAATTGACAAAATAATCAATAACAATATTGTCAGTGCTCTGGAGCCGGATGGAAAAGAAATTATAGTCATGGGCAGGGGGATCGGATTCGGCATGAAGCCGGGGAAGGAAATCCCGGAAGGCGCAGTTGAAAAGGTATTCCGTCTGGACAGCCAGAACAATGTTGACAAATTTAAAGAATTGCTGGTGAACCTTCCCCTTGAGCACATCCAGGTTTCTGCGGAAATCATAAATTACGCAAAAAGCGTATTAAACAGGACTCTTAATCAAAACATATACATAACGCTGACAGATCACATCAATTTTGCCATTCACCGATTTAAGCAGAAAATGAAATTCTCAAACCCTCTGCTTAATGAGATAAAGACCTTTTACAAAGAGGAGTACCTGATCGGTGAATATGCCATAGCATTAATTGACCGCAGGATAGGGATATCCCTTCCTGTTGATGAGGCAGGGTTCATTGCGTTTCATATCGTCAATGCGGAATTCAATACCGCCATGCGCGATACCATTGATATCACGAACCTGATTCAGAATACGGTAGGGATAGTGAAAGATTATTTTTCAATGGAGCCTGATGAAATGTCCTTAAACTATCAGCGGTTTGTTACCCATTTAAGATTTCTGGCACAAAGAATCGTTACAAAGGAGCTGTTGAACAGCGGAAATGGTGAATTTAACCATCTGATATCCCAGATGTATCCGGAGGAATACCGGTGCAGTTTAAAAATCAAGGATTATATAATGGAAACCTACCATCACGATGTAACGGAAGAAGAAACCGCATATCTGGCGGTTCACATCAAGAGAATGAGGCTGTAG
- a CDS encoding HPr family phosphocarrier protein gives MYEIKDPLGLHARPSSVIFMEARKYSCSIEAQWESDKADCKSLLAIMGLGAKRGSIIRFRFDGEDEDAAVTGLRTVLEEM, from the coding sequence TTGTATGAAATAAAAGATCCCCTGGGACTTCATGCAAGGCCGTCTTCCGTGATCTTCATGGAAGCCAGGAAGTATTCATGCAGCATTGAAGCCCAGTGGGAATCAGACAAAGCGGATTGTAAAAGCCTTTTGGCAATCATGGGGCTTGGAGCCAAAAGAGGCAGCATCATCCGGTTCCGGTTTGACGGAGAGGATGAGGATGCGGCCGTGACTGGGCTTCGCACCGTTTTGGAAGAAATGTGA
- a CDS encoding manganese efflux pump: protein MRDILILVLALSTDTFVASIAYGANRLKISCGKVIAVNMICSGCLGAALIFGSVISGLVPEGFAKGAAFSCLFLLGVIKLLDYTIKKYINSHVNVHKNLTFSISGLSIIINIYGNPLAADWDDSKSLSWKETVMFSLAMSLDSLIAGALSGFLMIPPGLTTLCALVVGTAVMYIGLFLGHKLAALKGWDLSWLSGILFLFLAFGKL from the coding sequence ATGCGTGATATATTAATTCTTGTGCTGGCACTTAGCACCGACACCTTTGTTGCCAGCATTGCTTATGGGGCAAACCGCCTGAAGATTTCCTGCGGAAAGGTTATTGCAGTGAATATGATCTGCAGCGGCTGTCTGGGGGCTGCTCTTATATTTGGAAGCGTGATCAGCGGATTGGTGCCGGAAGGTTTTGCAAAGGGGGCGGCATTTTCCTGCCTGTTTCTCCTGGGGGTGATAAAGCTTCTGGACTATACCATAAAAAAATATATTAACAGCCATGTGAATGTTCACAAGAATCTGACATTTTCTATTTCCGGTCTGAGTATCATCATAAATATTTACGGGAATCCTCTGGCTGCAGACTGGGATGATTCCAAGTCCCTGTCCTGGAAGGAAACCGTAATGTTTTCCCTGGCAATGTCTCTGGACAGTCTGATAGCCGGGGCTTTATCCGGATTTTTGATGATACCTCCGGGACTTACGACCCTTTGCGCCCTGGTTGTGGGGACTGCCGTCATGTATATCGGCCTGTTTCTGGGACATAAGCTTGCTGCGTTAAAGGGCTGGGATTTGTCCTGGCTCAGCGGCATACTGTTTTTGTTCCTTGCATTTGGAAAATTATGA
- the fliB gene encoding flagellin lysine-N-methylase: MQFTIPHYYNKFRCVAGECPDTCCAGWAIMIDDLTKRRYQMRKDAFGRRLNHWIDWKNGSFKQCGGRCAFLNKDNLCDIYKEAGPGMLCKTCRDYPRHIEEFEGVREISLSLSCEEAAGLILGCEEPVRFLTKEDEREESYPDFDFLLFTKLMDARDLILSFLQNRDLDCRLRIAMALGFSHDMQRRINEEKLYELDELMKRYQGLSGVQIVEKKMAVRRIEDRIRYKKIKNWFSLFGKLEVLNESWPQYMENLKRILFDAGAESYEENRKAFHRYLMEEEGRKRQWEQWSEQLMVYFIFTYFCGAVYDEQPYVKAKLAAVNTLLIQEMAQAVFKRNEGRLDFKEFVHLAHRFSREVEHSDVNLNTLEEIFRTDKRFGLGEILGLL, translated from the coding sequence ATGCAGTTTACCATACCTCATTATTATAATAAATTCCGCTGTGTAGCCGGAGAGTGCCCGGATACCTGCTGTGCAGGCTGGGCCATCATGATCGATGATCTTACAAAAAGACGATACCAAATGCGAAAGGATGCTTTTGGCAGAAGGCTTAACCATTGGATTGACTGGAAAAATGGCTCCTTTAAGCAGTGCGGCGGCCGGTGCGCGTTTCTTAATAAGGACAATCTTTGCGATATCTATAAGGAGGCCGGCCCGGGAATGCTTTGCAAAACCTGCCGGGATTATCCAAGGCATATAGAAGAATTCGAGGGAGTCAGGGAAATCTCCTTATCTTTATCCTGTGAGGAAGCTGCAGGATTGATTCTTGGCTGTGAAGAACCTGTCCGATTTCTCACGAAAGAGGATGAAAGGGAGGAGTCCTATCCTGATTTTGACTTCCTTTTATTTACAAAGCTTATGGATGCAAGGGATCTGATTTTATCCTTCCTGCAGAACCGGGACTTGGACTGCCGGCTGCGCATTGCCATGGCACTGGGTTTTTCCCATGACATGCAAAGGAGGATCAATGAGGAAAAGCTGTATGAGCTGGATGAATTGATGAAACGGTATCAGGGGCTGTCCGGAGTTCAAATCGTGGAAAAGAAGATGGCTGTCCGCAGGATAGAAGACAGGATCCGTTATAAAAAGATAAAGAACTGGTTTTCTCTGTTTGGAAAGCTTGAAGTACTTAACGAGAGCTGGCCCCAATATATGGAAAATCTTAAAAGAATACTGTTTGACGCCGGTGCAGAAAGCTATGAGGAGAATAGAAAAGCCTTTCACCGGTATTTGATGGAAGAGGAGGGCCGTAAGCGCCAATGGGAGCAGTGGAGCGAACAGCTTATGGTGTACTTTATCTTTACCTATTTCTGCGGGGCTGTTTATGACGAACAGCCTTATGTAAAGGCAAAGCTTGCCGCAGTGAACACCCTTCTCATTCAGGAAATGGCTCAGGCAGTTTTTAAAAGGAATGAAGGCAGGCTGGATTTTAAGGAATTTGTACATCTGGCCCACCGGTTTTCCAGAGAGGTGGAGCATTCGGATGTGAATCTCAATACGCTGGAGGAAATATTCAGGACTGATAAACGCTTTGGTCTGGGAGAGATCCTTGGACTGCTATAG